Proteins encoded in a region of the Lathamus discolor isolate bLatDis1 chromosome Z, bLatDis1.hap1, whole genome shotgun sequence genome:
- the ORC6 gene encoding origin recognition complex subunit 6 — protein sequence MERAEVRRLGARLGLTQPGVIRKAEEYLRLSQVKCTGLMAQMSATGGAVMCLDLAATFMKQPVDKSCFVKLSGLNKTTYQSSMKSLECLLEVNPRLRMRDLAVQFCCTEAVNTASEILQRYESSLSEAQQMDLDFSKPLFVTAALFTACRCLKLKVDKTKMLAISGVKKAIFDRLCNQLEKMNQQHSKDVPVVAETPGSFQTNLKHCEKEDESEDDEQMPCKRPKTETQQDYEEWKKKILENAAKAQETSRGTVCTTT from the exons ATGGAGCGGGCGGAGGTGCGGCGGTTGGGCGCGCGGCTGGGCCTTACCCAGCCCGGCGTCATCAG aaaagcagaagagtaCCTGCGGCTGTCCCAGGTGAAGTGCACGGGACTGATGGCTCAGATGTCAGCTACAGGTGGTGCTGTGATGTGCCTGGACCTGGCAGCTACCTTCATGAAACAGCCAGTTGACAAA AGCTGTTTCGTTAAACTCTCTGGCTTGAACAAGACTACCTACCAGAGCTCCATGAAGTCTTTGGAGTGTTTGCTAGAGGTGAACCCCAGACTGAGAATGCGAGACTTGGCTGTGCAGTTCTGTTGCACAGAGGCAGTGAACACTGCTTCAGAAATACTCCAGAG GTACGAATCCAGCCTCTCTGAAGCACAGCAAATGGACCTTGATTTCTCAAAACCACTCTTTGTAACGGCTGCACTATTCACTGCATGCAG GTGTTTGAAGCTAAAAGTGGACAAAACTAAAATGTTGGCTATATCTGGGGTGAAAAAAGCAATATTTGACCGACTCTGCAATCAGCTGGAGAAGATGAACCAGCAGCATAGCA aagatgTTCCAGTGGTTGCAGAGACACCTGGAAGCTTTCAGACCAATCTGAAGCACTGCGAGAAAGAAGATG AATCTGAAGATGATGAGCAGATGCCATGTAAACGGCCAaagactgaaacacagcaagactatgaagaatggaaaaagaaaatcctggaAAATGCTGCTAAGGCACAAGAGACAAGTAGGGGTACTGTCTGTACCACCACTTAG